The Desulfobacterales bacterium genome has a window encoding:
- a CDS encoding HAD-IIB family hydrolase, giving the protein MEPFRQFPENFKTGIRYILTDIDDTLTIKGRLPAVVFVAMERLQKAGVRIVPVTGRPAGWCDHMARFWPIDALVGENGAFYFRYDRRLKTMIRRYWKSEADRKKDRKKLEKIKKEILKKIPGCRVASDQAYREADLAIDFCEDVPPLPKKTVRDIVRLFEKSGAQAKISSIHVNGWFGTYDKLSMTRMLFEEVFKQTLDEIKERVIFTGDSPNDAPLFSYFPHSVGVANVMHFKGRLACDPAWITRKAGGDGFAEMVDVLLT; this is encoded by the coding sequence ATCGACGACACCCTTACGATAAAAGGCCGTCTGCCGGCCGTTGTTTTTGTCGCCATGGAGCGTCTACAAAAGGCTGGGGTCCGCATCGTCCCGGTCACCGGCCGGCCGGCCGGATGGTGTGATCACATGGCGCGGTTCTGGCCGATAGATGCGCTGGTGGGTGAAAATGGGGCTTTCTATTTCAGATATGATAGGCGCCTAAAGACGATGATCCGGCGGTATTGGAAATCCGAAGCGGATCGAAAAAAAGATCGGAAAAAACTGGAAAAGATAAAAAAGGAAATTCTGAAAAAAATTCCCGGCTGCCGGGTGGCGTCTGATCAGGCCTATCGGGAGGCGGACCTGGCAATCGATTTTTGTGAGGATGTGCCGCCGCTTCCGAAAAAAACGGTTAGAGATATTGTGCGCCTTTTTGAAAAGTCCGGCGCCCAGGCAAAGATAAGTTCGATCCACGTCAACGGTTGGTTCGGGACCTATGACAAGCTATCCATGACCCGCATGCTATTCGAAGAGGTGTTCAAACAAACCCTCGATGAAATCAAAGAAAGGGTTATTTTTACCGGAGACTCCCCCAACGACGCCCCCCTGTTTTCTTATTTTCCCCACAGCGTCGGTGTTGCCAATGTCATGCATTTTAAGGGCCGGCTGGCCTGTGACCCCGCATGGATAACCCGCAAGGCCGGCGGGGACGGGTTTGCCGAAATGGTAGATGTGCTTCTGACGTAA